The following is a genomic window from Opitutaceae bacterium.
TGAGTCCGTGTTGAAAGGCGGCTCCGGCAGTTCCAACAATCTGTTCACTCGATACGCTTGTCGCAACGAACGCCGCGCCAATAATCCACCATGGGAGCCGTCCCTTGGTGAGGAAGTAGTCGTCGGCAAGCCTCTTTTCCTTGCGGCCCGCAAACATCCCCACGATGACAACGAAAAGGATTGATCCCCCAATGATCAGAAGATCGAGGTTCGATAGCTGGAAAACCATGACGATTTCCAATCAGGGAAGAACCCGGTAGGCTTTGACGCGATGAAAGGCCTCTTCACGTCGGAACCCCTCGGCGTATTTACAACCACAGTTTAGTCCACGAAAGCGCGCCATCACGTCGAGCATGTCCATGATGTCAGCGTCGGAATGCTCCTTCATCGATGCGAGCTGGCTCACATGCCTGCTCAGCATCGCACGCTTGGTCTCCATGACATCCGTGATGTCCACATACTCCTGAGGCACGAAGTTGATGCCGCTGGGATGGTCCATGTAAAACACCTGACTCAGGCCAAATCGGCATGGCGGGCGCTTCGGTCCGGGAATGTTGGGCAATCCCTTCTGATGGTAGGCATCAAACACAAGCTGCCCAACGTAGCGATGATCCGGATGGTAATCATCCGGACTGTGTGTCAGAATGATGTCTGGATCCGCTTCACGAAGAATATCTATCATCAGATTCCGCTGTGCCTCGTTCGGATAGACAC
Proteins encoded in this region:
- a CDS encoding PIG-L family deacetylase — translated: MNVLAVAAHPDDIEIFCAGTLAKYARQGHRIFHACFTSGNMGDLHARPAELAATRHAEAQAGADLIGAKLIWGGVDDECVYPNEAQRNLMIDILREADPDIILTHSPDDYHPDHRYVGQLVFDAYHQKGLPNIPGPKRPPCRFGLSQVFYMDHPSGINFVPQEYVDITDVMETKRAMLSRHVSQLASMKEHSDADIMDMLDVMARFRGLNCGCKYAEGFRREEAFHRVKAYRVLP